Proteins encoded by one window of Candidatus Bathyarchaeota archaeon:
- a CDS encoding right-handed parallel beta-helix repeat-containing protein has protein sequence MDSRMNLNSTLRMLKKITVFILLSLILCAVLQQLADAQTAPASVTREIKILADGTVEDSDPVTPLIQAGDTYTFSGDIYGRIDVEKNDITIDGAGYSLIQSGDKDFALMIGGIAGLELPRISGVTVKNMRIVGFHYAISLHGRSDVVSNVTVTGGTDYNGVGIWVDGSSHTVQVCKIVGNKGMGILVDANYTTISDNIISDNGNFGIYFYDTAGTLRNNTFNNNIAGPFHMDENQMRHAGQPFRITSNDIDPSNTVDGKPVYYWVNEHDKSLPSEAGYVVLDNCTNIIINGLSIYRNPTTYPAYQTFAINLIRSSNIIVRENRLENTGIWCSYSSQNIILTYNILIGGSINTHASNTSILMNTITFPNGTAISLGGQQAKATVAKNILSGCGVGISLQSCDLSRIIQNNISNCNIGIDIFSSNNNTFTKNNFLNNTQQVSEQHSALIWPLTQYYQSLNNNWNGNYWSTYNGIDTNGDGIGDTPYVIFENITDYQPLISPFDITAPIPEIPQGTAPPMPTPTPLTTVSPTASPTPTTAINQTTEIPPTALYILAGIVGIMLAAAGLIIYKKRQKTDHQLSSSFGSAMIDDFSQPNARSRRLTSSRH, from the coding sequence ATGGATAGTAGAATGAACTTAAACAGTACCCTTCGAATGCTCAAAAAAATCACCGTCTTTATACTGCTCAGCTTAATTTTGTGTGCCGTTTTACAGCAATTAGCCGACGCTCAAACAGCCCCAGCTTCGGTTACGCGAGAAATCAAGATTTTAGCCGACGGCACAGTAGAAGACTCAGACCCCGTAACCCCACTCATACAGGCAGGTGACACCTACACGTTTAGCGGCGACATTTACGGGCGCATCGATGTTGAGAAAAACGACATCACTATTGACGGCGCTGGATACTCGCTGATTCAGAGCGGAGACAAAGATTTCGCGCTCATGATTGGCGGGATAGCTGGGCTTGAACTTCCCCGAATCAGCGGCGTAACTGTAAAAAACATGCGCATTGTCGGCTTCCACTACGCAATTTCTCTACATGGACGAAGCGATGTGGTATCTAATGTAACTGTGACTGGCGGCACAGACTACAACGGAGTGGGCATCTGGGTTGATGGTTCAAGCCACACTGTTCAAGTCTGCAAAATAGTGGGCAACAAGGGCATGGGCATACTGGTTGACGCCAACTACACAACAATCTCTGACAACATCATCTCAGACAATGGTAACTTTGGCATATACTTCTATGACACAGCAGGCACGCTACGAAACAACACCTTCAACAACAATATAGCTGGCCCGTTTCATATGGATGAAAACCAGATGCGGCACGCTGGTCAACCCTTTCGCATAACTTCAAACGACATCGACCCCTCAAACACCGTGGACGGCAAGCCCGTGTACTACTGGGTTAACGAACACGACAAATCTCTGCCCTCAGAAGCTGGCTACGTGGTTTTAGATAACTGCACAAACATAATCATAAACGGCCTCTCAATCTACAGAAACCCAACAACTTACCCTGCATATCAAACCTTCGCAATCAACCTAATCCGCTCATCCAACATCATAGTAAGAGAAAACCGCTTAGAGAACACGGGCATCTGGTGCAGCTACTCCTCCCAAAACATCATCCTAACCTACAACATACTGATTGGCGGGAGCATAAACACGCATGCCTCCAACACCTCCATCCTCATGAACACAATAACTTTCCCCAATGGAACAGCCATTTCGCTTGGTGGACAACAGGCAAAGGCAACTGTGGCTAAGAACATACTATCGGGTTGCGGCGTAGGCATAAGTTTGCAATCTTGCGACTTATCAAGAATAATCCAAAACAACATAAGCAACTGCAACATTGGCATAGACATTTTCTCCTCAAACAACAACACCTTCACCAAAAACAACTTCCTAAACAACACACAGCAGGTTTCCGAGCAGCACTCCGCCTTGATTTGGCCCCTGACCCAGTACTACCAATCCCTAAACAACAACTGGAACGGCAACTACTGGAGCACTTACAACGGCATAGACACCAACGGCGATGGGATAGGAGATACACCATATGTTATCTTTGAGAACATCACCGACTATCAACCGCTAATTTCACCCTTCGATATCACTGCTCCAATTCCCGAGATACCACAGGGCACAGCACCGCCCATGCCGACCCCAACCCCTTTGACCACGGTTTCCCCGACCGCTTCACCAACACCCACCACGGCGATTAACCAAACAACAGAAATCCCACCGACTGCTCTGTATATCCTTGCTGGTATAGTGGGAATTATGTTAGCCGCTGCAGGCTTGATTATCTATAAAAAGAGACAAAAAACTGACCACCAGCTGTCATCAAGTTTTGGGTCAGCGATGATTGACGATTTCTCACAGCCTAACGCTCGAAGCCGTCGCCTCACATCATCCCGACACTAA